The window CGTATAGGGATGCAAACACATGGATGTGAAGAAGCCATTTGATTTTCAGGGGATCATATCCCTCCTGCATCTGAAAACAGATATAAGCAATGCCCGTCACTGCCGTGACAATAAGAAATCCAATGCCTGATGTTAAAAACAGTTTCTGCTGCATACTATCCGCAAAGGTGTAATAGAGCATGAAAACCATGATAACGGCTGTGAACAATGCGGCTGTTACAAAGATCTGGGGCATAAATTTTTCAAATAAAATGAAAATAAAAAAGATGATAACCCCCAGGGTTATGGTCCAGAAACACAGCTCCATGATGGATTTGCTTTTGGGACCTTCAATTTTTTTAAGCATGCCAAAAACTATGGACAGGGTAATTAAAGACAATGGAAATGAATACCCCAGAAAAAAGGTATCCAGGTTCAGCTTTTCCATGTACACCCAATGGGCATATTCGTTGTTGATGAGCACCATGGAGGCCATGGCAATGCCGATGGACAGACATAACAAGGATGCCTGGTGGAATTTTTCAGACACAGGCACCCGGGGAAGAAAAAACTGATACGGCACAATGGAAAACGTATTGATACGTACTTTTTCCACCAGCCCCCAAAGTAGCGCAGACACGACCAGAGTAAGCGGGTACCACTGGAGAAAGGCGCTGAACGCATAGACCAGGGAGAGCAGAAAAAACATCTTGACATGGCCTGATACTTCATGCCGCCGTTCCGTGTAGTAAAGTAGAATCGTGCCCCCTGTGCACAGATTGAATAAAAAGATGTGCAGACGCTCAAAACTGAAACCATCCACAGGGTAATAGACATCAGCATACCCCAGCCCCAGGGCCGTAATCATCAAAGAGGAAAATAAAACCTTTAATCTGATTGTCATCTACATCCTTTCCGTTACTATTTCTTCTTGGCGGATCTGCCCAGCATATGCCCCAAGGCCGCTTCCAGCCGTGGATGCACAAAGCGGTAGCCGCTTTTAATTAATTTTTCAGGCACAACCCTTGCCGAGGCCAGAAGGGTTTCCTTTCCCATATCTCCCCAAAGGGCCGATACCAGTTTCCCGGGCAAAACAAAGGGGGCGGGCCTGCCCAGCACCCGAGCCAGGGTACTGGTAAATTTTTTATTGGTTACCGGTTCTGGTGCCGTGAGATTGACCGGCCCCTGTATCTTTGTATTTTCAAGAATATGAAGGATGCCGCCCAAAACATCTTCCATGCCGATCCAGCTCATGTATTGCCCACCGTGGTCCAACCGGGTGCCAAGCCCCATTAAAAAAGGCAGATACATGCGTCCAAGGGCCCCTCCGGCCGGGGTCAGCACAACCCCGATTCTCAACTGCACGGTGCGGATACCTGCTTTCACGGCACCAAGCGATGCATCTTCCCACTCCCGGCAAACCCTGGATATAAAACAATCTTTGGGTGAGCTATCTTCTGTGAGAATCCCTTGCCCGCCATCACCATAAAAACCGATGGCAGAGGCGGAAATAAAAGTGGATGGGGGGTGGGCCATCAGTTTCATTTTTTCCACAAGAATCCGGGTGGAAATCACCCGTGAATTAAGAATCCTGGTTCGCTGATGTCTGTCCCATCTTCCTCTTGAAATATCCACGCCGTTTAAATTAATGACCGCATCAACAGGTCCTGCAGCATCCATATCCAAAATATTTTTGTAAGGATCCCAATACAGCACATCTTCAGACCTGTCATGTGGGTCACGCACCAGACGGATCACCTCATGACCACAAGTTTTTAAAAAGGGCACAAGGGTTGTTCCAATGGTACCGGATGCACCTGAAATCAAAATCCTCTGTTTTTGAACTTTACCTACCCGGTTCTCCATATCATATTTAAGCACCTGATGCCGATAGAAAAAAATGCGCTCCAGTTGTCTTTTGGCATATCCGTAAAAAGGAAGACTGAAGATACCCAAGGGCAGCCTAAACCTGACCTGATCCTCCATAACTGTCAAATCTTTTGATTCTTTATGAAACAGATGGCTGTGTTCCCATTGGGCAAAAGGTCCTTTAACCTGGCAGTCCCTGAACATATCGTTCTCTTTGTAATCAAGGTGCCGGGCTTTCCATGTCATGGGTATCCCCGAAATTTTAATTTTAAATGTAACTTCAACTCCTTTATCAATGCCCCTACCCTTTCTTTCTACCAATGACAAAGGAGCCCATGGTGGCGTAAGTCTGTCAATGGCACCATCTTGGGCATGCCAGGCAAAAACATCGGACACCGGGGCATGAATTTTGGTTTTCCTGGTAAACACTTTTTTAGTCATAAAATTTAAATCCTTATGGGCGGACCAATATACACTAATAAAGAGACACAAATAAACGACCCGCTGCCTTTGAAATCAAGACAGCGGGCCCTGTTTTTAAAATTGAATCTGCAGATTCAGTTCTAACTATTGTTAAATCTTACAAAAAAAGATGGAGTCTGTGTGCTTTTAAGCTTTCCACAGACCGTGAAGGTTACAGTAGGCCATGGCCTCAACCTTGTCCGCATCACATTTAAAAACGGCTTCGGGCGCCGACGTCGGGGTCAGCATCTGACGCTGTACATACGTACCGTTAGCAGATACAAGCTCAATCCATTCAATCCAATGTTCGTTCGTCATGGGATGAGCAACACTGCCCACAGATACCTTGTATCCACCTTCTATTTTCTCTAACACAGGAACATGTTTCTCTTTAGCAGCATCAACTGTATTTGCCACCAGGCGGTCCATGGGTTTTCCGCAACAGGTTGCCGGGGGTTGTTCACCATGAAGGACCTGAACAATATTGCCGCACTTTACACACTTATAAATTCCCATTTTTTCAGCCATTGATAACACTCCTTTTGTTTTAAAATTTTATTAAACCCAATAGTTGACAGCCGACTATTTTACATCGGCATCAATATGGGTTGTATACAGGCTCTTTCATAGCGCAGTCAACGGATTTCGCCTTAATCATCTGCTCAACCATTTGCTCTGATAAGTGCCTGCTGCCTTTGGTCGCCTCCCGGAATAAGGACGCAATTTGAAAATACAGTTCATTTTCAGACTTAATCGCACCATAAAAAGAAGCCCCATTTTTTTTTGACCGGCTTTCGGCTTTCCGACATGCAATTACTCTAGTCATAATTATTGCCTCCTTGATTTAACCAGGATTGATCAAAAACACCCAACCCAGTGAGTTAAACTTTAATCCAGTCCTGCAAAGACCATACCATTATTATCTTCTTACGAATTAAAACCTGAATAATGCCGTTACGAGTAAATATTGGGGACAATTCGCCCAACTGGTTTTCGTCAACAGGCGCCCAATGATTTAAAGAGTCAAATACACATATGTCTCAATAGAACGTATCGTTGACGATACATAATACACGTTGATTTTAAATTAAATTTTCGTAGGTTTTTTATTTGCCAGTTAACAGAAGATTTTGTTTTCTTATAACAAAGCACAAAGATAAAATGCAAGGAAAAAATTTATTTTTTTCTTGCATGTGAAATATCCAGCAAATCCATAGCATTGCAACAGAGATATTTATATGTGTGGCTTCGAAATACGGATTTACTTCATCTTTTCTTCTCAATCAATTACAAACCATGCGAAACGAAGATCATTGTAAATTAAGGCAACCGCCACCTCCAGGTATAATTACGATCTGCTTCGCTCGTAACATGTTTAAAAAATATGACATAACAGGTTAATCAGAGAGTCAACAGGCTTAATTTCTTCACAACCGATGAGTTTCGCATTGTCGTAACCCCCCTTTTTCGTACCTGGAAATTTCATATCATAGGCGGTGGTTACCCGTTTCTTTATCCATGCCTATTAAGTTCAGGCATAAAATATGCTATACGTTGGAATGATGTTTAGAGAACCTATATTTTTAAAGGAGATGAATTTATATGGGTAATGATATCCCGAAACTATACGGACTGAGCACCTGCAGTCATTGCAGGGCCTGTAGAAAGCTGCTTGACAAGTATAATATTGAATATGATTATGTACAGGTTGATGATACCCAGGGGGAGGAGCGCAAAGCCATTCTCAAAGAGATCAAGGCATTGAACCCGCGGTGCTCTTTTCCCACCATTAAAATCAGTCAGGAGACCGTGATTGTGGGAAACAAGGAGAACGACATAAAAAAAGCATTGGGAATTACAGCCACAGACTGATGAGAACTTGTCATGTCTTAACATTTAGTCCCGTAACAACACATGACAGCATGTTTAATCACTTATTGGGAATTTCATATACAATGAACACAGAACAGCTTTATGAAGCACTGAAAAAAACCCAGGAAGCAAAGGGTGCTTTTTTTAACAAAGATAAGGATCTGGTATTTGAATTGCTGGAAAGCCTGCTTCTCAACAAAGATAAATACGGGTACATGGCCTGCCCCTGCCGTCTGGCCTGTGGAGACAGGGAGCACGACAGCGACATTATCTGTCCCTGCGAATACCGCACACCCGATATGGAGGAGTTTGGCACCTGTTATTGCGGGCTTTATGTCTCACAAAAGGTGAACGACCTTGAAATGGTGCCCGAGTATGTCCCGGAAAGAAGGCCGGCAGATAAAATACTATAGTTCAAAAAAACACGGATTTAAAAAAACGTCCTGTCCGACACTCATCGCTTGTGCCAAACAGGACGTCTTCAAATAAGTGGGTTTCCTAAGGGATTTATACTTCGATTACAATTCCCACCGGGCAGTGATCTGATCCAAAGACCTCATTGTCAATAAATGCATCTTTGACAATCCCGTTTTCAATAAGATCACGGGTGACAAAAAAGTAGTCAATGCGCCACCCGGCATTGTTTTTTCTTGCGTTAAAACGATAGGACCACCACGAATATTTCACAGCTTCCGGGTGAAAATGGCGGAAGGTGTCCACGTAGCCCATCTCCACCATTTTATCCAGTACATCCCGCTCGATCCTTAAAAACCCAGACCTCTTGGCATTGGAAGCAGGGTTTTTCAAATCAATTTCATTGTGGGCCGTATTAAAATCACCGGTGACAATAATTGATTTGCCCTTGTTCCTTAGTTCCTGTGCATAATCAAGGAACCAGTCATAAAATGCCAGCTTATAGGAAAGTCTTTCATCGCTCATCTGGCCGTTGGGAAAATAGATATTAAAAAGAACAAACTCCTGAAAGTCCAATCTGACTATCCGTCCTTCACCGTCATACTCGGGCTTTCCAAACTCAGTGGTCACAGCCTCAGGTGAAATCCGCGTGTACGTGACCACACCGGAATACCCCTTTTTAACGGTTGAATAATTCCAGAAGCTTTCATAATTCCCAAATCGAATCATTTGTTCACTGCGCTGCTCCTCCTGGAGTTTTGTCTCCTGGAGCATGAGAATATCCGGATCCATGCCGGTTACAGAATCAAAGAAATCTTTTTCTATAACCGCACGAATCCCGTTCACATTCCATGAAATCAGTTTTATTTGTCTATTTTCAGTCATAACGCCCAGTTATTCAATGTTTATATGAAAGACTGGGTAAGTCACCAAGGTCTTTCAAACTTTGTTGTGGGCTGGGCCTGGCAGCCGATATGTCAGGTCAGCCCATGGCTGTTATATGAAGCTATCCTTCATTATCAGCCAGATAATCATCATACATGGACTCCAGGCCAAGTTTGTGTTTGGACTCTTCCTGAACAAGGATCTGAAACAATTTTTTTGCATCTGCATTATCGGTCTGGTTTGCCAGAAGAGAATACAGCTTGACTGATTTTTCTTCTCTTTTCATGGCCAGCTTCAAAATCTCGGGCATGGGCATACCTTTTTCATAGGCGGTCTCCACCATGTAGTCGCTTATTTTAAGGTCAGGTATTTTTTTGAGCTCATAGCTGTCAATCATAGCTTTGTTGCCGGAAATATCGGACAGAAGCGCCACATGTTTTGCTTCTTCTTTGGAAAAATCAATAAATGTCTGCTTCAGCGCCTCAGAGGACGCTTCATCGGCCAGATCCGCATAAAACTTTACAGCTTCCTTTTCTCTGTCAATGGCAAATTCCAGTATCTCATCCACGGATTTAAAATTCATTTGGTATTACCTCCTTTGATGGTGTTATGCTTTAATTGAATATCCAGTAAACCATTTTCATGCCTAATGTCTTCGCCAGTACCTAACCCAAATTAGCAAATTACATGCCACCCAATTTGGGAAGGTCAAATAGTATCCGGCACTGTAGCACATTTAAAAATGATATCATAGAGTGCCGAATAAGCTATATACAGATTCGGGCAAAAACTTGTGTCACACGATTCTGTCTCAGTCAAACCTGTATCACGACTCCTTGATTTTTTCAGGTCATTTTTTTTAACTTAAAGCTTCAATGTTATGCCAAAACACACAGTTCAAGGCAAATACAACCTAAAAGAAGAATTGATAAATAACTAATTTTGATCTATAGTCACCGTCAAATTATAGGGATACACTCAAAATCTATAACGGAGAGAATGAATGAAAACTTTTAAAATCATATTATTCATAATTTTCATGTTGCTCATAGCCCTTTTCGGCATTCAGAATCAGGATTATTTTCTTACAGAAACAGCACTTCACATTGACTTTAAAGTAGCATCCCTGAACTACACGGCCATGGATATTCCAAACTGGGTCTATTGGGGTATATGCCTGGTCCTAGGTCTTTTAATTACAGGAATTCGCGGACTGATCACAGCCTTTCGCCTGGGCCGCCAGGTTAAAACCAGGGACGAGCGCATTGAACGCCTGAAAGGGGAAATCAATTCCCTTCAGACCCGCTTAGACATATTTATCCATGATCCTTACATAAAAAAACATCTTGAAGAAGAAGATGCCCGCAAAGAGCAGGAACAAACCGAATCCGAAATAAAAAAGTAAAGACTGAAGTAAAAAAGCTTTGAACACCCATGGCCGAAAAGAAACAAACACCCATGATGGCCCAATATCTGGCCATCAAAGAAACCTGTCAGGACGCCATACTTTTTTACCGGATGGGAGATTTTTATGAGATGTTTCTTGGGGATGCCGTCAGGGCGGCCGGCATCCTTGAAATCGCACTGACATCGCGGAATAAAAACGATCCCGACCCTGTACCCATGTGCGGCGTGCCTTACAAGGCTGCTGATCTTTATATTGCCAAACTCATTGAAAAGGGCTGCAAGGTTGCGGTGTGCGAGCAGGTGGAAGATCCTGCCCAGGCCAAGGGTCTTGTCAAACGGGAAATCGTCCGGGTTATCACCCCGGGTATGATCCTGAATGATTCTCTCCTGGACCGGGGAACCAACAACTTCCTGGTGGCGATTTCCAAAACCGCTGATCATTGCGGCCTTGCCTGCATAGACATCTCCACGGGCAGCTTTACCACCTGCCAGATCAAACGTCCCTTAAATACCATTCCCGTTGCTCTTTTGGATGAGGCTTTAAAACTTTGTCCCAAGGAGGTGCTGCTGCCGGACAGCTTCAAGTCTGACCCGGCCATGGCCGCCATCAGGAAAACCTTTTCCCACATTGAAATTACTTATCTGGACAACTACACCTTCAAACCGGATAATGCCCGGCAGCTTCTGACCGAACAGTTTGCCACCCGCAGTCTTGAGGGGTTCGGCATAGAACGCATGCAGGCCTGCATATCTGCGGCAGGGGCCGCCATATCCTATGTCAGGGACACCCAGTTGGCGGACACCAGCCATATCTACAAAATCACTGCGTACAACCTCAATGACTTTATGATCATTGACGACCGGTCCTGCAAAAACCTTGAACTGCTCACCAATATCCAGACCCAGGGCCCCAAAGGCTCTCTGATCCACATTCTGGACAAAACCGTCACAGCCATGGGAGGAAGACTGATCAAACAGTGGGTCAGATATCCTCTGGTGGACAAAGACCGGATACTACAGCGCCTTGATGCCATAGACGAACTTATCGGGGCACCTGCCACCCACCAGACCCTTGGAGATCTTCTTAAATCGGTCTATGATCTTGAACGGCTGGGATCCCGCATATCCATGGGCCAGGGCAATGCCCGGGACATGCTTTCCCTTAAAAACTCCCTTTCCGTCCTTCCCGTTTTATTCAGGGAGATCGAGACATTTAAAAGTCCGATTCTCAACGGTGCCGACATGGATGAAAAACAGTCGCTGGTGCGTGATCTTGAAAATCTGTCCCTGTTGATCGCCAAAGCCATCCGGGAGGATGCCGTTCATGTACTCAACGAAGGTAACCTGATCAACGACGGCTACAGCCCGGAATTGGACGAACTTTTATCCATAACCCGGGACGGGAAATCCTGGATTGCGAAAACCCAGAAAAAAGAAAAGGAAACCACTGGACTTTCTTCCCTAAAAATAAAATACAATAAGGTATTCGGATATTTCATCGAGGTGTCCAAGGCCCAGGCTGCCCAGGTACCGGATCACTATATCCGCAAACAGACCCTTGTCAATGCCGAACGGTTCATCACCCAGGACATGAAAGAGGTGGAAGACACCATATTCAATGCCCAGGAACGCCGCAACGCTTTGGAGTACGAAATTTTCTGTACAGTCCGGGACAAAGTAGCCGGGCGGGCAAAAGATATCC is drawn from uncultured Desulfobacter sp. and contains these coding sequences:
- a CDS encoding TIGR01777 family oxidoreductase, whose amino-acid sequence is MTKKVFTRKTKIHAPVSDVFAWHAQDGAIDRLTPPWAPLSLVERKGRGIDKGVEVTFKIKISGIPMTWKARHLDYKENDMFRDCQVKGPFAQWEHSHLFHKESKDLTVMEDQVRFRLPLGIFSLPFYGYAKRQLERIFFYRHQVLKYDMENRVGKVQKQRILISGASGTIGTTLVPFLKTCGHEVIRLVRDPHDRSEDVLYWDPYKNILDMDAAGPVDAVINLNGVDISRGRWDRHQRTRILNSRVISTRILVEKMKLMAHPPSTFISASAIGFYGDGGQGILTEDSSPKDCFISRVCREWEDASLGAVKAGIRTVQLRIGVVLTPAGGALGRMYLPFLMGLGTRLDHGGQYMSWIGMEDVLGGILHILENTKIQGPVNLTAPEPVTNKKFTSTLARVLGRPAPFVLPGKLVSALWGDMGKETLLASARVVPEKLIKSGYRFVHPRLEAALGHMLGRSAKKK
- a CDS encoding desulfoferrodoxin, with translation MAEKMGIYKCVKCGNIVQVLHGEQPPATCCGKPMDRLVANTVDAAKEKHVPVLEKIEGGYKVSVGSVAHPMTNEHWIEWIELVSANGTYVQRQMLTPTSAPEAVFKCDADKVEAMAYCNLHGLWKA
- a CDS encoding glutaredoxin family protein; translated protein: MGNDIPKLYGLSTCSHCRACRKLLDKYNIEYDYVQVDDTQGEERKAILKEIKALNPRCSFPTIKISQETVIVGNKENDIKKALGITATD
- a CDS encoding ferredoxin-thioredoxin reductase catalytic domain-containing protein, encoding MNTEQLYEALKKTQEAKGAFFNKDKDLVFELLESLLLNKDKYGYMACPCRLACGDREHDSDIICPCEYRTPDMEEFGTCYCGLYVSQKVNDLEMVPEYVPERRPADKIL
- a CDS encoding exodeoxyribonuclease III, with translation MTENRQIKLISWNVNGIRAVIEKDFFDSVTGMDPDILMLQETKLQEEQRSEQMIRFGNYESFWNYSTVKKGYSGVVTYTRISPEAVTTEFGKPEYDGEGRIVRLDFQEFVLFNIYFPNGQMSDERLSYKLAFYDWFLDYAQELRNKGKSIIVTGDFNTAHNEIDLKNPASNAKRSGFLRIERDVLDKMVEMGYVDTFRHFHPEAVKYSWWSYRFNARKNNAGWRIDYFFVTRDLIENGIVKDAFIDNEVFGSDHCPVGIVIEV
- a CDS encoding ferritin family protein, which produces MNFKSVDEILEFAIDREKEAVKFYADLADEASSEALKQTFIDFSKEEAKHVALLSDISGNKAMIDSYELKKIPDLKISDYMVETAYEKGMPMPEILKLAMKREEKSVKLYSLLANQTDNADAKKLFQILVQEESKHKLGLESMYDDYLADNEG
- the mutS gene encoding DNA mismatch repair protein MutS, with amino-acid sequence MAEKKQTPMMAQYLAIKETCQDAILFYRMGDFYEMFLGDAVRAAGILEIALTSRNKNDPDPVPMCGVPYKAADLYIAKLIEKGCKVAVCEQVEDPAQAKGLVKREIVRVITPGMILNDSLLDRGTNNFLVAISKTADHCGLACIDISTGSFTTCQIKRPLNTIPVALLDEALKLCPKEVLLPDSFKSDPAMAAIRKTFSHIEITYLDNYTFKPDNARQLLTEQFATRSLEGFGIERMQACISAAGAAISYVRDTQLADTSHIYKITAYNLNDFMIIDDRSCKNLELLTNIQTQGPKGSLIHILDKTVTAMGGRLIKQWVRYPLVDKDRILQRLDAIDELIGAPATHQTLGDLLKSVYDLERLGSRISMGQGNARDMLSLKNSLSVLPVLFREIETFKSPILNGADMDEKQSLVRDLENLSLLIAKAIREDAVHVLNEGNLINDGYSPELDELLSITRDGKSWIAKTQKKEKETTGLSSLKIKYNKVFGYFIEVSKAQAAQVPDHYIRKQTLVNAERFITQDMKEVEDTIFNAQERRNALEYEIFCTVRDKVAGRAKDILTVAQFIATVDVIQGLARAAVENAYVKPDINDERRIDIQDGRHPVVEKLIQGERYVPNSVLLDDTQCQQILITGPNMAGKSTVLRQVALIVLMAQLGSFVPAAAASICITDRIFTRVGALDNLSSGQSTFMVEMEETANIVNNATEKSLVILDEIGRGTSTYDGMSIAWAVAEYLHDLNGKGVKTLFATHYHELLQLEEIKPRIKNYNIEVKEFNDNIVFLRSLVKGGTNRSYGIQVARLAGIPDQIIDLAKSVLASAEHHPMTPAPSQPLAKKKKGAKKGNNSGQMNLFGPSDDELRQMLHKVDIAQMTPLDALNFLNELKLKVEA